The following are encoded in a window of Ascidiaceihabitans donghaensis genomic DNA:
- a CDS encoding bifunctional protein tyrosine phosphatase family protein/NAD(P)/FAD-dependent oxidoreductase: MNLHKISDQFLVAAQISETDLAAIKERGIKSVICNRPDGEGADQPTFEELAKTAEKLGLDMRYIPVSGGMVHDADTHDFAAELKALPKPVLAYCRTGTRSATLWSLAQAKDMPLADILSATKAAGYDMKGVVRRIANGGTTPADQADASYDVVIVGAGASGIAAASSLKARKPELEIAVIDPADAHYYQPGWTMVGGGVFAAQDTVRTMGSLVPKGVHWLKSAVAAFEPEKDAVILDGCRVVKYKRLVVCPGLKLDWHRVEGLVDTLGRNGVTSNYRYDLAPYTWELVSGMTSGRAIFTQPPMPIKCAGAPQKAIYLSADHWTRTETINNIEIEFHNAGGVLFGVKDYVPALQTYVDKYRIGLNFFSNLVAIDGPAKKAWFDVAKPDTPVERIEVEFDMIHVTPPQCAPDFISVSPLADGAGWVDVDQATLRHKTHENIWSLGDVMNAPNAKTAAAARKQAPVVADNIIADIDGRAPVSQYDGYGSCPLTVERGKIVLAEFGYGGTLQPSFPNWLIDGTKPSRLAWLLKEKILPPVYWKAMLKGREWMAAPEKLTVR; the protein is encoded by the coding sequence ATGAATCTTCACAAAATCTCGGACCAGTTCCTTGTTGCCGCGCAAATTTCGGAAACCGATCTGGCGGCAATTAAAGAACGGGGTATTAAATCCGTCATCTGCAACCGCCCAGACGGTGAAGGTGCAGATCAACCCACATTTGAGGAACTGGCGAAAACCGCTGAAAAACTCGGGTTGGACATGCGGTATATCCCTGTATCCGGTGGCATGGTTCACGATGCCGATACCCACGATTTTGCGGCAGAACTTAAGGCGTTGCCTAAGCCCGTGCTGGCCTATTGTCGCACCGGAACGCGGTCTGCGACGCTTTGGTCTTTGGCACAGGCCAAAGACATGCCGCTGGCTGATATCCTAAGTGCGACCAAGGCTGCTGGATACGACATGAAAGGCGTTGTGCGGCGCATCGCGAATGGTGGCACGACCCCGGCAGATCAGGCGGACGCGTCTTATGACGTTGTGATTGTCGGGGCGGGGGCGTCGGGTATTGCCGCGGCCTCAAGTCTTAAGGCCCGCAAACCAGAGTTGGAAATCGCCGTGATTGATCCGGCAGATGCGCACTACTACCAACCTGGATGGACCATGGTGGGTGGTGGCGTTTTTGCGGCACAAGACACAGTGCGCACGATGGGGTCTTTGGTGCCGAAGGGCGTGCATTGGCTGAAATCGGCGGTGGCCGCGTTTGAACCTGAAAAGGATGCGGTGATCCTCGATGGGTGCCGCGTGGTCAAATACAAACGGCTGGTTGTGTGTCCGGGTTTGAAACTGGACTGGCACCGTGTTGAAGGGCTTGTGGACACACTGGGCCGCAATGGCGTGACATCGAATTACCGGTACGATTTGGCCCCCTACACGTGGGAACTGGTGTCGGGCATGACGTCCGGGCGGGCGATTTTCACACAGCCGCCCATGCCGATAAAATGCGCAGGGGCGCCCCAAAAGGCAATCTATCTGTCGGCAGATCACTGGACGCGCACCGAAACCATCAACAACATCGAGATCGAATTTCACAACGCGGGCGGTGTGCTTTTTGGCGTGAAGGATTATGTGCCTGCACTGCAAACCTATGTTGATAAATATCGCATTGGGTTGAACTTTTTTAGCAACCTTGTGGCGATTGATGGCCCGGCCAAAAAGGCGTGGTTTGATGTGGCCAAGCCTGACACTCCGGTGGAACGGATCGAGGTCGAATTTGACATGATCCACGTCACCCCGCCGCAATGCGCACCCGACTTCATTTCGGTGTCACCTCTGGCTGATGGGGCGGGGTGGGTTGATGTGGATCAGGCAACCCTGCGCCACAAAACCCATGAAAACATCTGGTCGCTTGGCGATGTGATGAACGCCCCCAACGCCAAGACCGCAGCCGCAGCGCGCAAACAAGCCCCTGTGGTGGCGGACAACATTATCGCTGACATCGACGGTCGTGCGCCGGTGTCGCAATATGATGGCTATGGATCGTGCCCGCTGACGGTGGAACGTGGCAAAATCGTTCTGGCTGAATTCGGCTATGGCGGGACCTTGCAACCCAGTTTTCCAAACTGGCTGATTGACGGGACCAAACCCAGCCGCCTCGCGTGGCTTTTGAAAGAAAAGATACTGCCCCCGGTCTATTGGAAAGCAATGTTGAAAGGGCGCGAATGGATGGCCGCGCCTGAAAAGCTGACGGTGCGGTGA
- a CDS encoding MBL fold metallo-hydrolase, producing MAKVPTNMHIHPKIEPFFDAQTNTISYVVTDPASSSCAVIDSVMDINYAAGRITYEHADQIIAYIEKHKLQLEWLIETHVHADHLSAAPYIQSKLGGQIGIGDQITVVQETFGKVFNEGTEFQRDGSQFDRLFKDGDTYNIGGMTGVAMHTPGHTPACMVHVIGDAAFAGDTLFMPDGGSARADFPGGDAGALYDSIQKVLALPDDMRLFMCHDYGPGGRDIMWETTVATQKAENIHVGQGKSREEFVKFRETRDATLDVPKLILPSLQVNMRAGDVPKSEDGKPVLKVPVNAI from the coding sequence ATGGCCAAGGTTCCGACCAACATGCACATTCACCCAAAGATCGAACCCTTCTTTGACGCGCAAACCAACACGATCAGCTACGTGGTGACAGACCCCGCATCATCGTCATGCGCTGTGATCGATTCCGTGATGGACATCAACTATGCTGCCGGACGGATCACCTACGAACACGCAGATCAGATCATCGCCTATATCGAAAAGCACAAGTTGCAGTTGGAATGGCTGATTGAAACACATGTGCATGCAGATCACTTGTCTGCGGCCCCTTACATTCAATCCAAGCTTGGTGGCCAAATCGGGATCGGGGATCAAATCACGGTCGTGCAGGAAACCTTCGGCAAAGTGTTCAACGAAGGCACCGAGTTCCAGCGTGACGGGTCGCAATTCGACAGGTTGTTCAAAGACGGCGACACGTACAACATTGGTGGCATGACCGGCGTTGCGATGCACACACCGGGCCACACACCTGCCTGTATGGTGCATGTGATTGGCGATGCGGCCTTTGCAGGCGATACGCTGTTTATGCCAGATGGTGGGTCGGCGCGGGCAGATTTCCCCGGCGGAGACGCAGGCGCGCTTTACGATTCTATTCAAAAGGTGTTGGCGCTGCCCGACGATATGCGCCTGTTCATGTGCCATGACTATGGGCCCGGTGGCCGCGATATCATGTGGGAAACCACGGTAGCCACGCAAAAGGCCGAAAACATCCATGTCGGCCAAGGCAAAAGCCGGGAAGAGTTCGTCAAATTCCGCGAAACACGGGATGCGACCCTCGATGTGCCAAAGCTGATTTTGCCCTCGCTTCAGGTGAACATGCGCGCAGGCGATGTGCCCAAGTCGGAAGACGGCAAACCTGTGCTTAAGGTGCCCGTCAACGCGATCTGA
- a CDS encoding DUF4123 domain-containing protein: MSDGDVWTGIAAQPDVSGQQAPRFQLKIERHPTTQPAALENVPPWDRPWVDPDAGDVLFQKQITSPRRHTYLLVDAGLRAKTAGFFDLDEVDVPCRCLFKGKAAQDLKNVAPYLIDLTLPEGAWDDAGLVPQFHKNFFAKHWSTETGILIQSTATLDEVWAHFRKFTKVMMPDKKVAYFRFWDPRMLIHFLQACTPAELEHFFLHPDDALFSVTFSELFQSISLRSARLEAI, from the coding sequence ATGTCTGACGGAGATGTGTGGACAGGGATTGCGGCGCAACCGGACGTATCGGGACAACAAGCGCCGCGGTTTCAACTGAAAATCGAACGGCACCCGACCACACAACCTGCCGCATTGGAAAATGTACCGCCATGGGACCGCCCTTGGGTTGATCCGGATGCGGGTGATGTGCTGTTTCAAAAACAAATCACATCCCCACGACGCCATACATACCTTTTGGTTGACGCGGGATTGCGGGCCAAGACCGCGGGGTTCTTTGATCTGGACGAAGTGGATGTGCCCTGCCGCTGCTTGTTCAAAGGCAAAGCTGCGCAGGATTTGAAAAACGTTGCGCCGTACCTGATTGATCTGACTTTGCCTGAGGGCGCGTGGGACGATGCGGGCCTTGTCCCGCAGTTCCACAAGAATTTCTTTGCCAAACACTGGTCCACGGAAACAGGTATTTTGATCCAGTCCACAGCCACATTAGATGAGGTCTGGGCGCATTTTCGCAAGTTCACCAAAGTTATGATGCCCGACAAGAAAGTGGCGTATTTCCGGTTCTGGGATCCGCGCATGCTGATCCATTTCCTTCAGGCATGCACCCCTGCCGAACTTGAGCATTTCTTCCTGCACCCCGATGATGCGCTGTTTTCCGTCACCTTTTCAGAGCTGTTTCAATCCATTTCGTTGCGCAGTGCACGGCTGGAGGCCATTTGA